One genomic region from Microcystis panniformis FACHB-1757 encodes:
- the ureE gene encoding urease accessory protein UreE, translating to MLTFTERLPPRHTASPPPPETVVFSLLLTAEERTRSRYRLDSPEGFSLCFRLPRGTILQDRDFLRGENGEIVQIIAKPEPVITITAPSTDLLLKAAYHLGNRHVALEINPDYLRLAPDSVLQAMLEGLGLTVTEEIAPFNPEIGAYQHYHDLEEAKKG from the coding sequence ATGTTAACTTTTACCGAGCGCTTACCCCCCCGTCATACCGCTAGTCCACCTCCCCCAGAAACGGTAGTTTTTAGCCTTCTACTTACGGCCGAAGAACGCACCCGCAGCCGTTATCGTCTCGACAGTCCCGAGGGTTTTTCCCTCTGTTTTCGTTTACCCCGCGGCACCATTCTACAGGATCGCGATTTCCTGCGGGGAGAAAACGGCGAAATTGTTCAAATTATCGCTAAACCAGAACCAGTTATCACTATTACCGCCCCTTCAACCGATTTACTCCTCAAAGCGGCCTATCACCTCGGTAATCGTCATGTAGCCCTAGAAATTAATCCCGATTACCTGCGTCTGGCCCCCGATTCTGTCCTACAAGCAATGTTAGAAGGTTTGGGATTAACTGTAACTGAAGAAATCGCCCCCTTTAACCCCGAAATCGGCGCTTATCAGCATTATCATGACTTGGAAGAGGCAAAAAAGGGATAG
- a CDS encoding HU family DNA-binding protein, which produces MNKGELIDQIALKASVTKKQADAVLTAAIETIIEAVSEGDKVTLVGFGSFEARERQAREGRNPKTGDKMEIPATRVPAFSAGKLFKDRVAPDKE; this is translated from the coding sequence ATGAATAAAGGTGAATTAATCGATCAAATCGCTCTCAAAGCCTCTGTCACCAAAAAACAAGCAGATGCTGTTCTCACTGCCGCCATCGAAACCATTATCGAAGCGGTTTCTGAGGGGGACAAAGTAACCCTAGTAGGATTCGGTTCCTTCGAGGCCCGGGAACGTCAGGCCCGGGAAGGACGCAACCCAAAAACCGGCGATAAGATGGAGATTCCGGCCACTCGCGTCCCGGCTTTCTCGGCGGGTAAACTGTTTAAAGACAGAGTGGCTCCGGATAAGGAATAA
- a CDS encoding aspartate carbamoyltransferase catalytic subunit translates to MAFTWLRHHILGLQDWQPEEYQTLLQTASSFREVLSRRTKKVPALQGQVVTNLFFEPSTRTRSSFELAAKRLSADVLNFAPGSSSLTKGETILDTALTYVAMGTDIFVIRHQQSGVPDLIAAEMDRLQSGVSILNAGDGQHEHPSQGLLDLFTICCLLDDENPRLELLEGKKIAIVGDILHSRVARSNIWSLTTAGAEVHLSAPPTLLPKYFGELCDRIFLHWDLEPALEKADFVMTLRLQKERMTANLLPSLREYHQSFGITRPRLQSCQPGVKVLHPGPVNRGVEISSDLMDDPDFSLISQQVTSGVAVRMALLYLIGNLRGDR, encoded by the coding sequence ATGGCTTTCACTTGGCTCCGACACCACATTTTGGGATTGCAAGACTGGCAACCGGAAGAATACCAAACCCTGCTACAAACGGCCTCTAGTTTTCGTGAAGTTCTTTCGCGACGTACCAAGAAAGTGCCGGCCTTACAAGGTCAAGTGGTGACAAATCTTTTTTTTGAACCTTCCACCCGCACCCGTAGTAGTTTTGAACTAGCGGCGAAACGTCTTTCGGCCGATGTTCTTAATTTTGCCCCGGGTAGTTCCAGTTTGACTAAGGGGGAAACGATTCTCGATACCGCTTTAACCTATGTGGCCATGGGTACGGATATTTTTGTTATCCGACATCAACAGTCGGGAGTTCCCGATTTAATTGCCGCAGAAATGGATCGTTTGCAGTCGGGGGTCAGTATTCTTAATGCTGGGGACGGTCAACACGAACACCCCTCCCAGGGACTTTTAGACCTGTTTACGATTTGTTGTCTATTAGATGATGAAAATCCCCGTTTAGAACTTTTAGAGGGCAAAAAAATCGCTATTGTTGGGGATATACTCCATTCTCGTGTGGCTCGTTCCAATATCTGGAGTTTAACTACGGCAGGGGCGGAAGTACATTTGTCCGCACCCCCTACCCTACTGCCGAAATATTTTGGGGAATTGTGCGATCGCATATTTCTCCACTGGGATTTAGAACCAGCTTTAGAAAAGGCCGATTTTGTGATGACCCTGCGACTGCAAAAAGAACGAATGACTGCCAATCTTTTGCCCAGTTTACGCGAATATCATCAAAGTTTTGGCATTACTCGTCCTCGTTTGCAATCCTGTCAACCGGGGGTGAAGGTACTTCATCCAGGTCCTGTGAATCGGGGAGTGGAAATTAGTTCCGATTTAATGGACGATCCCGATTTTAGTCTGATTTCCCAACAAGTTACCAGTGGTGTCGCTGTCAGAATGGCTTTGTTATACCTGATCGGTAATCTTCGCGGCGATCGGTAA
- the cobD gene encoding threonine-phosphate decarboxylase CobD, with product MPRPKHGGNLDWAAAIAGCPVSSILDFSASINPLGPPESALTAIKSHLTSLTRYPDPAYWQLRSALGQWHNIGPDWILPGNGAAELLTWAGRELASFDSVYVLKPAFNDYERALKSFGGKICQHSLNLTSLKPVNPEKQGLLLNNPHNPTGKLWTVAAIRPYLSQFGLVVVDEAFMDFLPPPQQESLISLLPEYPNLVILRSLTKFYSLPGLRLGYVLAHPDRLLQWQKWRDPWSVNNLAVVAAIAAIEDRDFQQQTWDWLTAAREDLWQGLANFPQLQPQTSAANFLLVQSQSSCLPLQEALLKYHRIFIRDCLSFRELGSNYFRVAVRLPAENQRLLSALESILAASDTKSVE from the coding sequence TTGCCTAGACCTAAACATGGTGGTAATCTTGACTGGGCGGCCGCAATTGCTGGCTGTCCGGTTTCCTCTATTCTCGATTTTTCTGCCAGTATCAACCCCCTCGGTCCGCCGGAAAGCGCCCTAACCGCTATTAAAAGCCATTTAACCAGTCTGACTCGTTATCCTGACCCCGCGTATTGGCAGTTGCGTTCTGCCCTCGGTCAATGGCACAATATCGGACCAGATTGGATTCTCCCGGGCAATGGTGCGGCTGAGTTATTAACCTGGGCCGGTCGAGAATTGGCCTCATTTGATAGTGTTTATGTACTAAAACCCGCTTTTAATGATTACGAACGGGCCTTAAAAAGTTTTGGTGGTAAAATCTGCCAACATTCCCTAAATTTAACCAGTTTAAAGCCGGTTAATCCCGAAAAACAAGGCTTATTACTCAATAATCCCCACAATCCCACGGGGAAACTCTGGACGGTGGCGGCCATTCGTCCCTATCTATCGCAATTTGGTTTGGTGGTAGTGGATGAAGCTTTTATGGATTTTTTACCCCCGCCACAACAGGAGAGTTTAATATCTCTGTTGCCAGAATATCCTAATCTCGTGATTTTGCGTTCCCTAACTAAATTTTACAGTCTCCCCGGTTTACGTCTAGGATACGTCCTTGCCCATCCCGATCGCCTGTTACAATGGCAAAAATGGCGCGATCCTTGGTCGGTGAATAACTTGGCTGTGGTTGCCGCTATTGCAGCAATTGAAGATAGGGATTTTCAACAACAAACTTGGGACTGGTTAACGGCAGCCCGCGAGGATTTATGGCAGGGATTAGCTAATTTTCCGCAATTACAGCCCCAAACCAGTGCCGCTAACTTCCTCTTAGTACAATCTCAATCTTCCTGTTTACCCCTACAGGAAGCTTTATTAAAATACCATCGAATTTTCATCCGCGATTGTCTCAGTTTCCGCGAATTGGGCAGCAATTATTTTCGGGTCGCTGTCCGTTTACCGGCAGAAAATCAACGATTATTATCGGCTTTAGAGAGTATTTTAGCCGCGTCTGATACTAAATCCGTTGAGTAA
- a CDS encoding efflux RND transporter periplasmic adaptor subunit: MIKRSVNVSRAIGSSIAVSLIVAGCATQTPQATGPAAVPVKLQTLGTDKLVQSSEFVGTLIAQERVSVSPQITGRIRTIFVKSGDQVTQGQKIAELDPEQQQQQVNASIGQVNSAKANLNGSEADLRQRQAQAAANKAQIAQNRANVANAEANVKSQIATLSAAEADLQRARANLDLAEKNLTRAEFLVKQGAQPQQDLDDRRRDIQAARAEVEARSKNRDAARQQVTAARATLQANKEALNIAIQNELASRQQVAAAAATVNSRQAAVASAEGQLGATRQNLVFNTITAPIDGFVGDFNQRKVGDIISLGEELTSLTNNKTLELNVQIPVELQPRLRVGLPVEIINPDGSAGVRGQVTFISPTVSQATQSVLVKFAFTNDGSLRNNQYVRTRLIWDQKPGVLIPTTAVTSIGAQNFVFVAEKEKAKEGQENAEERLVVRQKPIQVGTIQGQAYQVISGVNAGERIAINNILSLRDGTAITVSQQ, from the coding sequence ATGATTAAACGATCCGTTAACGTATCGAGAGCGATCGGTTCGTCGATCGCCGTTTCCCTAATTGTCGCCGGTTGCGCCACCCAAACCCCCCAGGCCACCGGACCGGCGGCTGTTCCCGTCAAACTGCAAACCCTCGGCACCGACAAGTTAGTGCAAAGTAGCGAATTTGTGGGGACTTTGATCGCCCAAGAGCGTGTTAGCGTCTCCCCTCAGATTACCGGTCGGATTCGCACTATTTTCGTTAAATCTGGCGATCAGGTAACTCAGGGACAAAAAATCGCCGAATTAGATCCCGAACAACAACAGCAGCAGGTGAACGCCAGTATCGGCCAGGTAAATTCGGCCAAAGCGAACCTCAACGGGTCTGAAGCGGATTTAAGGCAAAGACAAGCGCAAGCGGCCGCAAATAAAGCCCAAATTGCTCAGAATCGGGCTAATGTGGCTAATGCCGAAGCCAATGTTAAAAGTCAGATCGCCACCTTGAGCGCCGCCGAAGCCGATTTACAGAGAGCGCGAGCCAATTTAGATTTGGCGGAAAAAAACCTAACAAGAGCCGAATTTCTGGTTAAACAAGGCGCACAGCCCCAACAGGACTTAGATGACCGCCGCCGCGACATTCAGGCCGCCAGGGCGGAAGTAGAGGCCCGGTCTAAAAATCGTGATGCGGCCCGTCAACAGGTGACGGCGGCTAGAGCTACTTTACAGGCAAACAAAGAAGCATTAAATATCGCTATTCAAAACGAATTAGCCTCACGGCAACAGGTGGCGGCGGCAGCGGCAACAGTGAACAGTCGTCAAGCGGCGGTAGCCAGTGCCGAGGGGCAATTAGGGGCGACGCGTCAGAATTTAGTTTTTAACACTATTACCGCCCCGATTGATGGTTTTGTCGGCGATTTTAATCAAAGAAAAGTCGGCGATATTATCTCCCTGGGTGAAGAATTAACCTCGTTGACTAATAATAAAACTTTGGAACTAAATGTGCAGATTCCCGTGGAATTACAACCGCGTCTGCGTGTTGGGTTGCCCGTGGAAATTATTAATCCCGATGGCAGTGCCGGGGTTCGCGGTCAAGTAACTTTTATTTCTCCCACCGTTTCCCAAGCTACCCAATCGGTTTTAGTGAAATTTGCCTTTACTAATGATGGCAGTCTTCGCAATAACCAATATGTGCGGACGCGGTTAATTTGGGATCAAAAACCGGGGGTATTAATTCCCACCACAGCAGTGACTAGCATCGGGGCGCAAAATTTTGTTTTTGTCGCCGAAAAAGAAAAGGCTAAAGAAGGTCAAGAAAACGCCGAGGAGCGTTTAGTGGTCAGACAAAAACCAATTCAAGTCGGCACAATTCAAGGGCAAGCTTATCAGGTTATTTCTGGAGTAAATGCCGGGGAAAGAATTGCTATTAATAATATTCTTTCTCTCCGAGATGGTACAGCTATAACTGTTAGTCAGCAGTAA
- a CDS encoding ureidoglycolate lyase: protein MSNSIIVRPLSAQLITAESFRPYGQLIIPSHDGKPFDESDAQLHLKNGVPRFYIMRLQTRGRKFKRITRHSQCTQCLGSLGGQEWFLGVAPPSPHPQPDLEKLKVFRIPGDCFIKLEVGTWHAGPLFDQPAIDFYNLELSDTNIIDHFTYNFAQEQSIEFEIVD, encoded by the coding sequence ATGAGTAATTCGATTATCGTTCGTCCCCTGTCAGCACAACTAATTACTGCCGAGAGTTTCCGTCCCTACGGTCAATTAATAATACCTAGTCATGACGGAAAACCGTTTGATGAAAGCGATGCACAACTGCATTTAAAGAACGGTGTGCCACGCTTTTATATTATGCGTTTACAGACTCGCGGACGTAAATTTAAGCGAATTACTCGTCATAGTCAATGTACCCAATGTCTTGGTTCTTTGGGGGGACAAGAGTGGTTTTTAGGAGTGGCCCCCCCTAGTCCTCATCCTCAACCGGATTTAGAAAAATTAAAGGTTTTTCGCATCCCTGGGGACTGTTTTATTAAATTAGAGGTGGGAACTTGGCACGCTGGCCCACTTTTTGATCAACCGGCAATTGATTTTTATAATCTTGAATTGAGCGATACTAATATTATCGATCATTTTACCTATAATTTTGCCCAAGAGCAGTCAATAGAATTCGAGATTGTTGATTGA
- a CDS encoding GUN4 domain-containing protein — MRINFSFCQITLAIALFLNPLPAIVAQTTTSGEMVSPTTGINYTRLKNFLAQQNWRQANDETRNLMLKATGRELQGWFTMEDLQKLACWDLQKMDQLWKEASGGRFSFSTQFRIFIETGNRPGRLVAIENFQTFGDRIGWRKDGDWIIFKENLNYTLNAPVGHLPAPRDEYQIAGGRLEYTTLAQRLVTCNIVSLDQRQTAITAINSLE; from the coding sequence ATGAGAATTAATTTTTCCTTCTGTCAGATCACTCTCGCGATCGCTTTATTTCTCAATCCCTTGCCGGCGATCGTTGCCCAGACTACCACCTCTGGGGAAATGGTATCACCGACCACGGGCATTAATTACACTCGCCTGAAAAATTTCCTCGCTCAACAAAATTGGCGACAAGCTAACGATGAAACCCGTAATTTAATGCTGAAAGCGACCGGACGGGAATTACAGGGCTGGTTTACCATGGAAGACCTGCAAAAATTGGCCTGTTGGGATCTGCAAAAGATGGATCAACTCTGGAAAGAAGCTTCTGGGGGACGTTTTAGTTTCAGTACCCAATTTCGTATTTTTATTGAGACAGGTAATCGACCGGGGCGCTTAGTGGCGATCGAAAATTTTCAAACTTTTGGCGATCGTATCGGTTGGCGTAAAGATGGTGATTGGATTATTTTTAAAGAAAATCTTAACTATACCCTCAATGCTCCCGTCGGTCATCTACCGGCGCCCCGGGACGAATATCAGATCGCCGGTGGTCGCCTAGAATACACTACCCTCGCCCAAAGATTAGTTACCTGTAATATTGTTAGCTTGGATCAAAGACAAACAGCGATCACGGCGATAAATTCTCTAGAATAA
- a CDS encoding Uma2 family endonuclease, translating into MQLALEQIIVNPGQQLLLKELNWQKFETILSELGESRASRLSYSNGILEIMVPLPEHEKDKEIISYMVQFLLEVLNIDFEPLGSTTFKNERMNQAVEPDACFYIKNYQAVIGKNRLNLESDPPPDLVLEIDITSRTYLDNYRQLGVPELWRYTQSGLQINLLQEGEYIESLSSPNFPQIPIIELINQFVKQSQQLGRSEAIRNFKNWLTENIDNKYLGKIIYT; encoded by the coding sequence ATGCAATTAGCCTTAGAACAAATTATCGTCAATCCCGGTCAACAGTTACTTTTAAAAGAGCTTAACTGGCAAAAATTTGAGACAATATTATCAGAATTAGGAGAAAGTCGTGCTTCTCGGTTATCCTACAGTAACGGAATATTAGAAATTATGGTACCTTTACCCGAACATGAAAAAGATAAAGAAATCATTAGTTATATGGTTCAGTTTTTGTTAGAAGTACTCAATATTGATTTTGAACCGTTAGGATCAACAACATTTAAAAACGAGCGGATGAATCAAGCGGTTGAACCTGATGCCTGTTTTTATATTAAAAACTATCAGGCCGTTATTGGCAAAAATAGACTTAATTTAGAAAGTGATCCCCCCCCTGATTTAGTCCTAGAAATTGATATTACTTCCCGTACCTATTTAGATAATTATCGACAGTTAGGTGTTCCCGAACTGTGGCGTTATACTCAAAGTGGCCTACAGATTAATTTATTACAAGAAGGAGAATATATTGAGTCTTTAAGCAGTCCCAATTTTCCTCAGATACCGATTATTGAATTAATTAATCAATTTGTTAAACAAAGTCAACAACTGGGGAGAAGTGAAGCCATTAGAAACTTTAAAAATTGGCTGACGGAAAATATAGATAATAAGTACCTAGGCAAAATTATTTACACATGA
- a CDS encoding DUF4168 domain-containing protein, translating to MVIYCYPLADLGQSLRRSFIVTFLAVIAILGGVIPEFSWTTEVVSFQSSAYTQDFTADQIKRYAKAVLWIETERKEAYQAISQILGKSPPAITCNQRESFNNLPANAQRIAVDYCNKSKKIVQDNGFTAAQFNAITNRISSDDNLRRQVQNEMIRLQRENK from the coding sequence ATGGTGATTTACTGCTATCCCCTAGCCGATCTAGGTCAAAGCTTAAGACGTTCTTTTATTGTGACTTTTTTGGCAGTAATCGCCATTCTTGGCGGTGTGATTCCCGAATTTTCTTGGACGACGGAGGTGGTTAGTTTTCAGTCTTCCGCTTATACTCAAGATTTTACGGCTGACCAAATCAAACGTTATGCCAAAGCAGTTTTGTGGATCGAAACCGAAAGAAAAGAAGCTTATCAGGCAATTTCGCAAATTTTAGGGAAAAGTCCCCCAGCAATTACCTGTAACCAACGGGAAAGCTTTAATAATCTTCCAGCTAATGCCCAAAGAATTGCCGTAGATTATTGTAATAAATCAAAAAAGATTGTCCAAGATAATGGCTTCACCGCCGCTCAATTTAACGCCATTACTAACCGGATTAGTAGCGATGATAACTTGAGACGACAGGTGCAAAATGAGATGATTCGTCTGCAGCGGGAAAATAAATAG
- a CDS encoding SDR family oxidoreductase, whose protein sequence is MKTLLITGVSGFLGWHIYQKTRSSWASFGTYLNHNVNSNDPNLIKINLTDLVAVKELFQQIKPDAVIHGAAQSKPNLCQEFPQASEAINLTASLEIARLCSQYQIPLVFPSTDLVFDGKNAPYSENDPVSPVSIYGEQKVAAEKGILAIYPRAAICRMPLMFGSPSPSANSFLQPFLKTLQEGKELSLFTDEYRTAVGVNSAVNGLLLALEKVQGIIHLGGKERVSRYQFGLLMAAVFNLPGEQIKPCLQCDVPMSAPRPQDVSLDSSLAFSLGYQPLNIKTELEAIRDEIT, encoded by the coding sequence ATGAAAACGCTGTTAATCACTGGAGTTAGTGGGTTTTTAGGTTGGCATATTTACCAAAAAACTCGCTCATCCTGGGCTAGTTTCGGTACATACCTTAATCACAATGTCAATAGTAATGACCCAAATTTAATTAAAATTAATTTAACAGACTTAGTCGCAGTTAAAGAACTTTTTCAACAGATTAAACCCGATGCGGTAATTCATGGGGCTGCCCAATCAAAACCGAATCTCTGTCAAGAATTTCCCCAAGCATCCGAGGCAATTAATCTGACAGCTTCCCTAGAAATTGCCCGTTTATGTAGTCAATATCAAATACCCCTAGTTTTTCCCTCTACTGATTTAGTTTTTGATGGTAAAAATGCCCCCTATTCCGAAAATGATCCCGTTTCTCCAGTCAGTATCTATGGTGAGCAAAAAGTAGCGGCAGAAAAGGGTATTTTAGCAATATATCCTCGGGCAGCCATTTGTCGAATGCCTTTGATGTTTGGTTCCCCTTCTCCCAGTGCTAATAGTTTTCTGCAACCCTTTTTAAAAACCCTGCAAGAGGGAAAAGAATTATCTCTATTTACCGATGAATATCGGACGGCTGTTGGGGTTAATAGTGCGGTGAATGGTTTACTTTTGGCATTAGAAAAAGTGCAAGGGATCATTCATCTGGGGGGTAAAGAAAGAGTTTCTCGTTATCAATTTGGTTTACTAATGGCGGCAGTTTTTAACCTTCCCGGAGAACAAATAAAACCCTGTTTACAGTGCGATGTTCCCATGAGTGCGCCGCGTCCGCAGGATGTTTCTCTTGATAGTTCTCTTGCTTTTTCTTTAGGTTATCAACCATTAAATATTAAAACCGAATTAGAGGCAATTAGAGATGAAATTACCTGA